GGGTGCCGGCAACGTCTATGGTCACCCCAGTCGCGATGTGCTCGCGGCACTCGCCCGTGCCGGTGCAGAAGTAGCCAGAACGGACCTGGACGGCACTATAGTCGTGCGAACGAATGGCCGCCGGATCACTTTCGAGACACGTGGAGACCGATGGGATATTTCTCCCGAATAGCGCAGGGACTCGTGGGAAAGCCGGAAAGACTTCCGGACTCACTGGCGCGCGAGTTTCCGGAGTTGCAAGGGCTCCGATACAGGCGGGGCGGCCTTCCATTGCGAGTGGGAGGGTGGGCACTCGGCCAGCGTACAGTTGCGGCAATCACACTCGGAAGAACGATTTTTTTTGCCGAGCTCACGAAGCTCGAGGCTGAGCTGCTGTTGCATGAATTCCGGCATGTTGAACAGTTTGCGGAGCGCAGGACGTTTCCGCTTCGTTACATTTGGGAAAGCCTGAGGCGCGGATATAGCGCCAACCGCTACGAGGAAGAGGCGCGCAGCTATGCGGCGCACCGAGTTGCGCGCACTCATGAGTCAGATCTTTCACAGGATGAATAACGTGAAGCACACGGCCACATCCGTCGTCACGATCGAACGCTACATCATCGAGCAGGAGAAGCTTCATCCAGAGGCGACGGGCGAACTGTCCGGAGTTTTGTACGATCTGGCGCTCGCCGCGAAGATGATCGCTAACAAGGTTCGCAGCGCCGGCCTGGCTGACATCCTGGGTTCCACGAGCGATACGAACGTGCAGGGCGAAGTCCAGCAGAAGCTGGATGTGCTTGCCAACGAGATCATCGTCAAGGCGGTCGATCATGGGGGCCGCCTTTGCGCAATGGCTTCGGAAGAAGAGCCGGGGATTATTCACATCCCGGACAATTTCCGCTGCGGAAAGTATTGCCTTCTGTTCGATCCGCTCGATGGCTCGTCGAACATCGATGTCAACGTGCCGGTAGGGACGATTTTTTCCGTCGTGAAGAAGATTACGACCGGTTCGCGCGGCGATATGGAGGACATGCTTCAGCCGGGTCGCCGGCAGGTTGCCGCCGGTTACGTGATTTACGGCTCGAGTACGATGATGGTGTACACCACTGGCCAGGGCGTCCACGGATTTACTCTCGATCCCTCGATCGGTGAGTTCCTGCTGTCGCATCCTGATATTCGTACCCCGCCGTCTGGGCGATATCTCTCTGTCAATGACTCATATGAACGGCTCTGGAGTGACGATGTCCGGAATCTGATGAGGCGATATCGCGGCTTCGACGGAGAGCGTGCGGCAATGAATGTCAGGTACGTTGGCTCGCTCGTCGCTGACTTTCACCGAAACCTCCTCGGAGGCGGCTTATTTGCCTACCCTTCGAATCAGAAGAACCCCAAGGGAAAGCTGAGACTGCTTTATGAGGCCAATCCGCTTGCGTTTATCGTCGAGCAGGCTGGCGGTGCCGCCACTAACGGCCATGGCCGGATTCTCGATATAGAGCCGACCGAATTGCACCAGCGAACCCCGCTTTACATCGGGAGCAAATTGGACGTGGACATCGCATCGTCGATGTTGTCGGGCCTAGTGCCCGAAGAGCGGCCGCTAGCCGCCCGATGAAGCCACTCGGCGGCACTGCCGCCGCGGTGACGACACCATCCGGCATACCGGTCGAATCTGTTTACGGGCCTTCCGTCCCGAACACTGCGTACTTTGCGGCGCTCAGCGACCCAGGCGAGTGGCCTTACACGCGCGGCATTCAGAAAACAATGTACCGGGGCCGACTGTGGACGATGCGGCAGTACGCCGGATTTGGGACTGCCCGTCAGACGAACGAGCGGTTCAGGCATCTGCTCAACGCGGGACAGACGGGCCTTTCGGTCGCATTTGATCTTCCAACTCAAATGGGGCTCGACTCGGATTCACCGCGCGCGCTTGGTGAGGTCGGAAGGGCAGGGGTGGCGATCGATACCGTGGAAGACATGCACGAGCTGCTCGACGGTCTGCCGCTGGAGACTGTATCGACGTCAATGACGATCAATGCCACAGCCGCTACGCTGCTGGCGATGTACATCGTGGTCGCCGAGGAACGGGGAATCGATCGCGCCTCCCTCAGCGGTACGGTTCAGAACGATATCCTCAAGGAGTATATCGCGCGCGGCACGTATATATACCCGCCCGAGCCGAGCTTGCGGCTGATATCGGAGATGTTTGGCTTCTGCGCCTCGGAGGTGCCGAACTGGAATCCAGTTTCAATTTCCGGGTATCATATCCGTGAAGCGGGTGCGACCGCGGTGCAGGAACTTGCGTTTACGCTCGCCAACACCATCGAGTATGTGAACCGGGCCATTGCCGCGGGGCTGCCTGTCGATTCATTCGCGCCGCGGCTGTCTTTCTTTTTCGCGGCACACAACGACCTCTTCGAGGAAGTGGCAAAGTTTCGTGCCGCGCGGCGGATGTACGCGCGGATCATGAGGGAGCGATTTTGCGCCGCCGATGCGAGTTGCCGCATGCGGTTTCACACTCAGACCGGCGGTGTCACGCTCACTGCGCAGCAGCCCCTGAACAACGTCGTCCGAGTGACGATTCAGGCGCTCGCCGCTACACTTGGGGGCACTCAGTCACTGCATACCAATGGATACGACGAAGCTCTTACCCTGCCGACTTCTGATGCTGCGACCCTGGCACTCAGAACTCAGCAGGTGGTTGCGCATGAATCTGGCATTGCGGCTACGGGTGATCCCCTTGGCGGCAGCTATTACGTGGAGTATCTCACCGATGAACTCGAGCGGCGGGCGATGGAGTTGATCGCACGCTCCGACGAACTTGGAGGATCCGAAGCTGCAATTGCCGCCGGATTTTTTCAGGATGAGATTGCCCGAAGCGCGTACGAGCATCAGCTCCGGGTGGAGACCGAAGCGCTGGTTGTGGTTGGCGTGAACAAGTTCACCGACAACGAACCCCAACTGGTGATGTCCGCACCGGACTTCTCGCGCCTGGAGAATGAGCAGATTGCATCGCTCGAGTCGCTTCGCGCGGCCCGCGATGCTGATGCCGTCAGCCACTGCCTCAAGTCGGTCGCAACTTCGGCTGCTGCGTTGATGCGCGCTGACAGCGGAAATTCCCGGATCATGCCGTCGATTGTGGACGCTGTACGCGCCCGTGCAAGCGTCGGGGAAATATCTGCCGTGCTCTCAGGCCAGTGGGGAAGCCACACCCCCGGTGTCTGACGATCTTGGAATGGTCCCCGCGTCCCGGGCAACGATGATGCCGGCCACTGATACTGGTATACCGTTGAGTCATCCGGCAGCTCGCACACGGGAGTGGGACGAATACGCGGAAGATTGGGTGTCCGCCTGTCCCCAACCTTTCTGGCGGGCTCATAGCGATGCGGTCAACTCGGACCTTGTTTCGAGATGGTTGCCACCGGGCAAAGTCAATCGAATCCTCAAGACCGATCTGTTTGACGAGGCCGTAGCGGCAGGCTTGTATCGGGCTATAGCGGACAGATGCGTTACGGTTCACGGAATAGACGTTTCGCGTCGCATCGTTGGAGCGGCAGGTGATAGATATCCTCTGCTCCAGTCCGCTGAGGCGGACGTAAGGCATCTGCCATTCGACGATTCCACTATCGACGCCGTGGTTTCCATCTCGACGCTCGACCACTTCGCGACTTCTGCGGAAATTGGTTCGGCGCTGGCGGAAATCCGCCGGGTCCTGAAGCCCGGCGGAACCCTGGTGCTGACGCTCGACAACCTTGTCAATCCCGTGGTTGCATTGCGTAACGCCCTTCCGTACTCGCTGATACATGCGGCGGGCCTCGTACCTTATCCGGTCGGAAAAACCCATGGCCCCCGTGGAGCGCGGCGACTTGTAGAAGCGTCGGGGCTGAAAGTGGTTGAATGCGCGGCCATCATGCACTCGCCCCGTGTCCTTGCCGTTCCGTTCGCCCGGTTCATCGAGAAGCGGGGGTCCGACCGTCTCCACGCTGCAGTCTCGAAAGCATTTCTCGCGTTCGAGCGCCTTCGTCCGCTGCCCACCGCATATCTGACCGGTCATTTTGTGGCCATACGCGCTATTCGAGCGGCCTGATTCGTACCGTGATCGAACCCATTGACGATTCCGCTTTGCGACCAACGGGGCGGCTTCGGTTTTCAGGACGGCCGCGCAAGCGATCGCGTGCCCGTACCGTTGGCGCACGTCTGCTGACGACTGTTTACCGTCGCATGCTGTTCCTAACGTATCCGCTGGACAAGCAGGAAATTCCGGTATACACGGCCCGGATCGACGCAACTTATCGCATACTCGGCCTCAGCGACCTTGCCGATTATCAGCTATTTCGGCCGGATGCCGACCCGCATGACTTCGAGGCAAGAATCATGGGCGGTCATCGATGCTTCGCCAGCATTGCCGACGGGCGTGTGGTCGATGCCTGCTGGATGGCCACCGGGTTTGCGTATGTACCATACATGAAACGCTATCTGCCGCTGGCGCAGCACGACATTTACAGCTACGACTCGTTCACCATGCCCGAATTCCGGGCACACGGTATTTACATGGCGCGAAATTCTTTCACAGCGAAGCTCAACCGTCAGGAAGGTTTCTCGAGGAGTGTATCACTGGTTGCGTTCGAGAACTACGGGACATGGCTGATACTTACCCGGTCGGGGCTCGAGACGCGCGGGATGTACACGTACGTCAGGCTTCCGGGAAGCGGCATTTACCGGGAAACGGGGATTGGCGGCGAGCAACTGCGCCCACTTGTCGCTCGGCCACCGCGCGCCGCCGCTGTGGCCGAGCGCGGGGCGGCAGGATGACAGCCGCGGTGGCCGGCGCGCAGTCGAGACGCCGGGGGCTGACCGGAGATTTGCCTGCATTTTCCCGCGATCCGCTCCAGTTCCTCACCGATACCGCGCGCACTCGCGGTCCGGTTGCTCGCCTCCGGTTCGGCCGGTCAACGGCGTATCTCGTCAGCGATCCGGCGCTCATCGACGAGGTGCTCGTAGCGCGTCGCAACAGTTACGTAAAAGCTCGCCCACTGTTGGCGCAGTCAAAACTTTTCGGCAACGGGCTGCTTACAAATGAAGGTGACTCGTGGCTTGCCCAGCGGCGGCTGGCGCAGCCTGCCTTTCATCGGGGAAATATTGCGTCGTACGCTCGAACGATGGTCGACTCGACGGCGGTTATGCTCGACGCGCTTCCCGGATCGGGTGTTGTCGAGATTCACCAGGAGCTGAAAAGGCTTACGATGGGCATTGTCGCGAACGCGTTGTTCGGATCGGACGTCAGCGCGCGCACCGACGAATTGAGCGTCGCACTTGAAGCTTCCATGGATCGCTACGCCAGTCGGCGAGGTGTTGCGCGTCTCATTCCAGAATGGGTTCCCCTTCCCGTTAACCGTCGTTATCACGCGGGCATCGACCGCATCGATGCGATCGTTGCCGAGATGATTCGCAATCGCCGCGCCTCGTCTGAGCATCATACCGACCTTCTCTCGATGTTGCTTCACGCACGGGACGAGGATGGAGCCCAGATGAACGACCAGCAGCTGCGCGATGAGGCGATAACACTCTTCGTCGGCGGCTTCGATACGCCTGCGCTCGCGCTCTCGTGGGCCTGGTTTCTTCTGGCGGGGCATCCCGGCGTTGCGACCCGGCTCGCCGACGAGGTCGACGAGATACTCGGCACTCGCATGGCCACGATGGATGATCTGCCCCGTTTGAAGTACGCCGACGCAATCGTCAAGGAAGTTTTGCGACTCTACCCGCCTGCGTGGATCATCAGCCGCGATGCAATAGAGGACACAACAGTTGGCGACCATGCGATCAGTTCGGGATCGAGCGTGCTGATTTCTCAGTGGGTCATGCACAGAGACCCGCGCTACTTCAAAGCTCCTGAGACTTTTTCGCCGGAACGCTGGCTCGACCCGGATTCACCTCCCCCTCACCGCAGCACTTACTTTCCGTTTGGAGTTGGTCCGAGGGTTTGCATCGGTGCGTCATTCGCCACGATGGAGATGATACTCGCGCTGGTCACGATCTGTCAGCGAATGCGGTTCAGGCTCGCGCCATCGGCCGTCATCGAGCCATGGGCGACGATGACGCTGAGGCCCCGCCATGGAGTTCACATCCAGCTTGAAAGCCGTTAGCACCCAGGGTGTGATGGCGGCAGAACGGAACATCGCGAGGACCAATTCGCCTCGCGCTGCCGCGGTAAACAGGGTTTTTCGGCTGGGCGGTTCTTGAGGCATACCTGTCAGCTCGATAACTTTGGTGGTTCACTCTTGGAATTCTCTCCGCCCGCCCAGCCGAATGCCGTTGTACGAGTTTCGCTGCCCATGTGGCCACGACTTTGAAAAATTCTACCGTTCAATAGGCAGCGCTTCCCCTGAGGAACCGTGTCCACAATGTGGAGTTGTCGCAGTGCGCCTGATGTCCACTGCCGGACTGGTATTCAAAGGATCGGGATTCTACATCACCGACTACGGTAAGGACGGCAAGAAAGACGAACGTGACGCGGCGGCGACTGCCAAGACCGCGCAAGAGACGAAAGCCAAGGCTGCAGAGGACAAAAAAACAGCTTCAACCGCTGGCGATTCGTCTGCTGGAGACGGCAAAGCCGCTTCCTCCTCGAAGCCAACCGAAACTGCAGCACCCGCATCCGCGGGAGCTACGGCGTCAAAGCCAGCGGAAACGGCAGCCAAGGTAGCGCCCGCGTCTGTCCCTTCTCCCGCGCCAAGCACTACTCCGGCCAAGAAAGGAGGATGAGTTTCGCGGACCGCATCCGCGATGAGCTGATTGTCGCGGCACGCGAACTCGGCGTCCCCGACCCCATCGAGCCTGTGGTTGAGAGACCGAAAGAGCCGGCTCTTGGTGACTGGACGACGAATCTCGCCATGACGCTGGCGCGGAAGCTGCGCAAGCGGCCGGCAGAAGTTGCGGCACTCCTCAAGGGGCGTATTCGGGTCGATCACGCTTGCGTCGAGCGGATCGATATTGCCGGGCCTGGATTCATGAACTTTTTTCTGGATCCTGCACAAATCGCCGAAGGCGTGCGTGATATTGTCGAACGAAATGAGCAATTCGGTCGCAACGCCGCCGGAAAGGGTCAACGCGTCAACGTGGAATTCGTTTCCGCAAACCCCACTGGGCCCCTCCACGTAGGACACGGCCGGCAGGCCGCACTCGGCGATGCTATTTCGACACTTCTCGAATGGACCGGGTGGGACGTCTCACGGGAATTTTATTACAACGATGCGGGCGTACAGATCGACAATCTTGAAGCCAGTGTGCAGGCCTGGGTGCAGGCATTGGGCACAGGCGGCGAGGCTGTCATTCCGGACGGCGGTTATCATGGCGAATACATCAGCGAAATCGCCTCCCGGTTTACTCAACTGCAAGATTCCGCGAATCCGGCGGACGGCCGGGCTCCCGGTGACAATGAGCTGTCCGTGAGGGAGTTCGCCATTGCAGAGCTGCGCAGCGAGCAGGATCTTGATCTCCAGGCATTTGGTGTAAGGTTCGACACCTACTTTCTCGAGTCATCGCTGTATTCCGAAGGCAGGGTGGCTGAAACAGTCAACGCACTCGTGGCTGCCGGGAAGACGTTCGAGGATGATGGGGCGCTGTTCCTTCGCACGACGGAGTATGGTGACGACAAGGACCGCGTCATGCGCAAGAGTGCCCGGAAGGGTGGTGATTACACGTACTTCGTGCCCGACGTTGCGTATCACGTGACAAAATGGCAGCGCGGGTTCAGGCGGGCCATCGATGTTCAGGGCGCCGATCATCACAGCACGGTCACCCGCGTCCGTGCGGGCCTTCAGGCGCTTGGAATCAATATCGCGGCGGGCTATCCCGAATACGTCCTGCACCAGATGGTGACGGTGATGAAATCCGGTGAAGAAGTGAAAATTTCTAAGCGGGCGGGAAGTTACGTCACCGTGCGCGACCTCATCAACGAAGTGGGCGGGGACGCAGTCAGATTTTTCTTTCTCATGCGAAAAAGTGACTCCCAGCTCGTCTTCGACGTCGACGTCGCGCGCAAACAATCCGAAGAGAATCCCGTTTATTACATCCAGATGGCGCACGCCCGAATGTGCGGCATTTTCCGCGTCGGTGAGATCGATCGCGAATCGTTCGATGCGACAAAGGCAATGCTTGGGGTGCTGAGCGAGCCCGAGGAGCAGGAGCTGATCAAGGCCCTCGTGGACTTTCCACGGGTTGTCGCCGGAGCGGCGGAAGCACTCGAGCCGCACCGGATAGCCACGTATCTATCAGAGACTGCGCGGCTTTGTCATTCATGGTATCACAAGCATCACGTTCTCGGCGAGCCCGATGATATTCTGCACGCCCGCCTCGCCCTTGCCCGGGCATCCCAGATCGTGATTCGGAACGGATTGCAGATGCTGGGGATCGGCGCTCCCAACCGGATGTAGCGAGATTCTTTAACCCTGAAACAATTTCGATGACCGTACTAGTTGTTGGATCCGTCGCCCTGGACTCGGTCGAGACGCCGTTCGGAAAGGCCGACGATGTACTCGGAGGGTCCGCCACCTTCTTCTCGGCGGCGGCCAGCCTGCTGACGCCTGTGCAGCTGGTTGGAGTAGTCGGCACGGACTATCCGGTTGAGAAGCTGCAGCCGTTGGTAGAACGAGGCGTCGATCTCGCGGGGCTCGAGCACGCTGACGGTCCTTCGTTCCGCTGGCGTGGCCGCTATCGGCACGATCTCAGCTCCGCGGAAACCCTTGAGACTCATCTGGGTGTTTTCTCCAGGTTCAGCCCGAAGATTCCGGCGCAGTTCCGCAACGCGCCCTTTGTATTTCTCGGCAACATCGATCCCCGGCTGCAGCTCGACGTGCTCAATCAGGTGGAACGCCCGAGACTGGTCGCGTGCGACACCATGAACTTCTGGATCCAGAGTCGTCGACCTGATCTTCTCGAGCTGCTCAAGCATGTCGACATGGTCACCCTCAATGACGGCGAAGCGAGGCAGCTTACCGAAGAAGTCAACCTTACTCAGGCCGCGAAGTGGATAATGCGGTGTGGTCCAAAACACGTCATCATCAAGAAAGGCGAGCATGGCGCTCTCATGTTCAACTCCACGAGCGTCTTCTTCGCTCCCGCCTTCCCGCTTGAAAGTGTGTTCGATCCGACAGGTGCCGGAGACTCGTTTGCGGGGGGGTTTATCGGTTATCTCGCGCGGACAGGTGACCTGAGCGATGCGAACATGCGACGCGCCATGATCTATGGTTCGGCGCTGGGATCGTTTGCGGTCGAAAAGTTTTCCATTGACCGGATCGCCACTCTCACGCGGACCGAGGTGGATGCCAGAGTCGGCGAACTGAGGCGGCTCGTAGCGTTCGAGGAGGAGCTGAACGCTTGAGCAGCGGCGCGCTCCACTACAGGAGTGCAGGGGTCGACCTCGGTGCGTCCGACGACGCCACGGCGCGCATTGGGAACCTTGTCAAAACGACGACAACGAGCGGGGCGCTTGGCGCCTTTGGTGGCTTTGGCGGGATGTTTCGAGTGCCACCGTCACTGCGGTCACCCGTACTGGTGTCGAGTGCCGATGGCGTCGGCACGAAAATCAAAGTCGCTATCGAAAGCGGTCGCAACAGGACGATCGGCCACGACCTCGTCAATCACTGCACCAACGATATCCTGACGCAGGGAGCCTCGCCTCTTTTCTTTCTCGACTACATTGCGTTCGGCAAGCTCGATCCGCAGGTGGCTGAAGCGATCGTTACTGGTGTCGCCGCTGGTTGCATCGAGAACGGTTGCGCGTTGCTTGGCGGCGAGACCGCTGAGATGCCTGGGCTTTACGTGCCGCCCGATTATGACCTGGCGGGTTTCATAGTTGGGTGCGTCGAGGAAGACGAAATACTCGGAGCCGGTCGTATCGAGGCAGGCGACGTTCTGATAGCCCTGGAAAGTTCCGGGCTGCATACCAATGGATATTCGCTCGCACGCAAAATTGTCAGAGAGCGAATGCGTCTTGGCCTGGATGATCCGTATCCGGGAACGGAGGTATCGGTTGCAGACATTCTGCTCACCGTACACCGTTCGTATCTTCGCGCGTTGCAGCCCGTGC
The DNA window shown above is from Gemmatimonadaceae bacterium and carries:
- the purM gene encoding phosphoribosylformylglycinamidine cyclo-ligase, which translates into the protein MSSGALHYRSAGVDLGASDDATARIGNLVKTTTTSGALGAFGGFGGMFRVPPSLRSPVLVSSADGVGTKIKVAIESGRNRTIGHDLVNHCTNDILTQGASPLFFLDYIAFGKLDPQVAEAIVTGVAAGCIENGCALLGGETAEMPGLYVPPDYDLAGFIVGCVEEDEILGAGRIEAGDVLIALESSGLHTNGYSLARKIVRERMRLGLDDPYPGTEVSVADILLTVHRSYLRALQPVLGQIHALVHITGGGIPGNLNRALTSVLDAHVDAGSWEIPPLFTELAMAGEIERDEMFRVFNMGVGMIVIAPGSAVDAIIDQARTKGVAGWVAGDIRHGGGDVIITR
- a CDS encoding FmdB family zinc ribbon protein; its protein translation is MPLYEFRCPCGHDFEKFYRSIGSASPEEPCPQCGVVAVRLMSTAGLVFKGSGFYITDYGKDGKKDERDAAATAKTAQETKAKAAEDKKTASTAGDSSAGDGKAASSSKPTETAAPASAGATASKPAETAAKVAPASVPSPAPSTTPAKKGG
- a CDS encoding PfkB family carbohydrate kinase — protein: MTVLVVGSVALDSVETPFGKADDVLGGSATFFSAAASLLTPVQLVGVVGTDYPVEKLQPLVERGVDLAGLEHADGPSFRWRGRYRHDLSSAETLETHLGVFSRFSPKIPAQFRNAPFVFLGNIDPRLQLDVLNQVERPRLVACDTMNFWIQSRRPDLLELLKHVDMVTLNDGEARQLTEEVNLTQAAKWIMRCGPKHVIIKKGEHGALMFNSTSVFFAPAFPLESVFDPTGAGDSFAGGFIGYLARTGDLSDANMRRAMIYGSALGSFAVEKFSIDRIATLTRTEVDARVGELRRLVAFEEELNA
- a CDS encoding methylmalonyl-CoA mutase family protein gives rise to the protein MKPLGGTAAAVTTPSGIPVESVYGPSVPNTAYFAALSDPGEWPYTRGIQKTMYRGRLWTMRQYAGFGTARQTNERFRHLLNAGQTGLSVAFDLPTQMGLDSDSPRALGEVGRAGVAIDTVEDMHELLDGLPLETVSTSMTINATAATLLAMYIVVAEERGIDRASLSGTVQNDILKEYIARGTYIYPPEPSLRLISEMFGFCASEVPNWNPVSISGYHIREAGATAVQELAFTLANTIEYVNRAIAAGLPVDSFAPRLSFFFAAHNDLFEEVAKFRAARRMYARIMRERFCAADASCRMRFHTQTGGVTLTAQQPLNNVVRVTIQALAATLGGTQSLHTNGYDEALTLPTSDAATLALRTQQVVAHESGIAATGDPLGGSYYVEYLTDELERRAMELIARSDELGGSEAAIAAGFFQDEIARSAYEHQLRVETEALVVVGVNKFTDNEPQLVMSAPDFSRLENEQIASLESLRAARDADAVSHCLKSVATSAAALMRADSGNSRIMPSIVDAVRARASVGEISAVLSGQWGSHTPGV
- a CDS encoding class I SAM-dependent methyltransferase translates to MSHPAARTREWDEYAEDWVSACPQPFWRAHSDAVNSDLVSRWLPPGKVNRILKTDLFDEAVAAGLYRAIADRCVTVHGIDVSRRIVGAAGDRYPLLQSAEADVRHLPFDDSTIDAVVSISTLDHFATSAEIGSALAEIRRVLKPGGTLVLTLDNLVNPVVALRNALPYSLIHAAGLVPYPVGKTHGPRGARRLVEASGLKVVECAAIMHSPRVLAVPFARFIEKRGSDRLHAAVSKAFLAFERLRPLPTAYLTGHFVAIRAIRAA
- the fbp gene encoding class 1 fructose-bisphosphatase, encoding MKHTATSVVTIERYIIEQEKLHPEATGELSGVLYDLALAAKMIANKVRSAGLADILGSTSDTNVQGEVQQKLDVLANEIIVKAVDHGGRLCAMASEEEPGIIHIPDNFRCGKYCLLFDPLDGSSNIDVNVPVGTIFSVVKKITTGSRGDMEDMLQPGRRQVAAGYVIYGSSTMMVYTTGQGVHGFTLDPSIGEFLLSHPDIRTPPSGRYLSVNDSYERLWSDDVRNLMRRYRGFDGERAAMNVRYVGSLVADFHRNLLGGGLFAYPSNQKNPKGKLRLLYEANPLAFIVEQAGGAATNGHGRILDIEPTELHQRTPLYIGSKLDVDIASSMLSGLVPEERPLAAR
- the argS gene encoding arginine--tRNA ligase, whose amino-acid sequence is MSFADRIRDELIVAARELGVPDPIEPVVERPKEPALGDWTTNLAMTLARKLRKRPAEVAALLKGRIRVDHACVERIDIAGPGFMNFFLDPAQIAEGVRDIVERNEQFGRNAAGKGQRVNVEFVSANPTGPLHVGHGRQAALGDAISTLLEWTGWDVSREFYYNDAGVQIDNLEASVQAWVQALGTGGEAVIPDGGYHGEYISEIASRFTQLQDSANPADGRAPGDNELSVREFAIAELRSEQDLDLQAFGVRFDTYFLESSLYSEGRVAETVNALVAAGKTFEDDGALFLRTTEYGDDKDRVMRKSARKGGDYTYFVPDVAYHVTKWQRGFRRAIDVQGADHHSTVTRVRAGLQALGINIAAGYPEYVLHQMVTVMKSGEEVKISKRAGSYVTVRDLINEVGGDAVRFFFLMRKSDSQLVFDVDVARKQSEENPVYYIQMAHARMCGIFRVGEIDRESFDATKAMLGVLSEPEEQELIKALVDFPRVVAGAAEALEPHRIATYLSETARLCHSWYHKHHVLGEPDDILHARLALARASQIVIRNGLQMLGIGAPNRM
- a CDS encoding cytochrome P450 — protein: MTAAVAGAQSRRRGLTGDLPAFSRDPLQFLTDTARTRGPVARLRFGRSTAYLVSDPALIDEVLVARRNSYVKARPLLAQSKLFGNGLLTNEGDSWLAQRRLAQPAFHRGNIASYARTMVDSTAVMLDALPGSGVVEIHQELKRLTMGIVANALFGSDVSARTDELSVALEASMDRYASRRGVARLIPEWVPLPVNRRYHAGIDRIDAIVAEMIRNRRASSEHHTDLLSMLLHARDEDGAQMNDQQLRDEAITLFVGGFDTPALALSWAWFLLAGHPGVATRLADEVDEILGTRMATMDDLPRLKYADAIVKEVLRLYPPAWIISRDAIEDTTVGDHAISSGSSVLISQWVMHRDPRYFKAPETFSPERWLDPDSPPPHRSTYFPFGVGPRVCIGASFATMEMILALVTICQRMRFRLAPSAVIEPWATMTLRPRHGVHIQLESR